The Bradyrhizobium sp. WSM471 genome includes the window GATACCCGCGGCGGCGACCTGCATCCGCTCAGCTACGCTCGCGGCCTTGCGCGCGCTGCGATCTCCGCAGGCGCGAAAATCCATGGCGAAACACCGGCACTATCACTCCGTCGCGAGGGCAGCCGCTGGCGCATCGAGACGCCGCGCGCGGTGGTGCATGCCGACAAGGTGCTGCTCGCGACCAACGGTTTTACGGACGATCTCTGGCCGGCGCTTCGCCGCACCATTGTGCCAGTGTTCTCCTCGATCGCCGCCACCGCGCCGTTGTCCGACGATGTTGCCCGTTCGATCATGCCGACGCGTCCCGTCCTTTACGAGAGCGGCCACATCACTGTCTATTACCGCATCGATCAGCAGAACCGCCTCTTGATGGGTGGTCGCGGTCCGATGCGCTGGATCAATTCGCCGCGCGACGTCGCCTATCTCATGCGATACGCCGAGCGGCTATGGCCGCAGCTCAAGGGCGTTGCCTGGACCCATGGCTGGAACAGCCGGCTCGCCATCACCAAAGATCATTACCCGCATGTGCACGAGCCCGCGGACAACATCCTGATCTCGCTCGGCTGCAACGGCCGCGGCGTCGCGCTCTCGACCGCGATGGGCGCGCAGCTCGCGCGACGTCTGATCGGCGGTGCCAAGGCCGAGATCGACATGCCCGTCACCGGCATCAAGCCGATCCCGATGCATGCCTTCTGGCCGGTCGGCGTGACGACGGCAGTGATCGCTGGTCGCGTGCGGGACCGGCTGGGGATCTAAGCTCAGCCTTCCGCCACCGCGTCCGCCCAAGGCTGGAAGATCTCGACGGCGCCGGAATTGGTGTCGCCGTCGCGCATCACGACGCTCGGGCAGGCGAACTTCTGCGGCAAGGACTGCACTCGCGCTTCTTCATAGTCGAATCGCGCCGCAAGCGTCT containing:
- a CDS encoding FAD-binding oxidoreductase; translation: MTTRLPLPPSLYADTAVAPVATPPLDIDKTVSVAIIGGGYTGLSTALHLAEQGVEALVLEAQEPGWGASGNNGGHTNPGLKHDPDQIEADFGTELGRRMIAFSCGTTNFTHDLIRRYQIPCEARQNGTLRAAYNQASAAAIETTARQCIARGMPVSYLNREQLREMTGTDRYIGAMLDTRGGDLHPLSYARGLARAAISAGAKIHGETPALSLRREGSRWRIETPRAVVHADKVLLATNGFTDDLWPALRRTIVPVFSSIAATAPLSDDVARSIMPTRPVLYESGHITVYYRIDQQNRLLMGGRGPMRWINSPRDVAYLMRYAERLWPQLKGVAWTHGWNSRLAITKDHYPHVHEPADNILISLGCNGRGVALSTAMGAQLARRLIGGAKAEIDMPVTGIKPIPMHAFWPVGVTTAVIAGRVRDRLGI